In Roseofilum casamattae BLCC-M143, the following proteins share a genomic window:
- a CDS encoding YcjF family protein encodes MPLSRLLILIVGITLILGLMLWLIDTLRWFYLQVSYSSPLLGIVVLLLIIALLGVLLAGVVYYAWLFQGGSNRRGGKAKPIRVPAEKKEAAAETLKAVREQMEGIEDRVAREALLERSRQIEWNLQERNVQVVVFGIGSSGKTSTINALLGQMVGQVNATMGTTQIGQTYRLPLTGLNRDILITDTPGILEMGNEGSERAQMARELAAQADLLLFVVDNDLRQSEYERLQILARMGKRSLLVFNKIDLYTDDDRQAILQGLQQRVQGYMSPHDVVAIASNPQAVVLPSGDLVVPDSQILPLIRRLAAVLRAEGEDLVADNILMQASALGNDARQILENQRKRQAEKIVERFQWIGAGAIAVTPLPVVDLLATAAVNAQMVVELGQVYGCELNLEHGRELALSLAKTLTSLGIVEGVLKLVTTALQLNVATFILGKAIQGVSAAYLTRIAGKSFIEYFSHDRNWGDGGITEVVQRQFQLNKRDEFVKAFLQDAIDRVVQPLTQMTSAPSQTEEEPVGGLPVPWMESPAPLSRITEIPTYPAIATDDWSEEKNTSEEW; translated from the coding sequence ATGCCACTCTCCCGTCTCCTAATTCTCATTGTCGGCATTACTCTCATCTTGGGGTTAATGCTGTGGTTGATCGATACCTTGCGTTGGTTTTACCTGCAAGTTTCCTACAGCTCGCCGTTGTTAGGCATCGTTGTCCTCCTGCTGATTATTGCCTTGCTCGGAGTCTTGCTCGCAGGAGTCGTTTATTATGCTTGGTTGTTTCAAGGAGGAAGCAACCGCAGAGGCGGTAAAGCCAAACCCATTCGCGTTCCTGCAGAAAAGAAAGAAGCGGCTGCCGAAACATTGAAAGCCGTGCGCGAACAGATGGAGGGGATTGAAGACAGGGTAGCACGAGAAGCCTTGTTAGAGCGATCGCGGCAAATTGAATGGAATTTACAAGAGCGCAATGTGCAAGTGGTGGTATTTGGTATTGGTTCCTCGGGAAAAACCTCCACGATTAACGCGCTCTTGGGACAAATGGTCGGGCAAGTGAATGCTACTATGGGAACTACACAGATCGGACAAACCTATCGCTTGCCTCTCACTGGATTAAATCGCGATATTTTAATTACCGATACTCCCGGTATCTTGGAAATGGGAAATGAAGGGAGCGAACGAGCGCAAATGGCACGGGAGTTGGCCGCCCAAGCCGATTTATTATTGTTTGTGGTGGATAATGATTTGCGTCAGTCGGAATACGAACGGTTGCAGATTTTGGCGCGCATGGGCAAGCGATCGCTCTTGGTCTTCAATAAGATAGATTTGTATACCGATGACGATCGCCAAGCTATTCTCCAAGGATTGCAACAGCGAGTTCAGGGATACATGAGTCCCCACGATGTGGTTGCGATCGCATCCAATCCCCAAGCTGTTGTTTTACCTTCCGGCGATTTAGTCGTTCCCGACTCGCAAATTTTACCCTTAATCCGCCGCCTGGCTGCCGTTCTGCGCGCCGAAGGAGAAGATTTGGTCGCCGACAACATTTTGATGCAAGCCAGCGCTCTGGGCAACGATGCGCGGCAGATTTTGGAGAACCAGCGCAAGCGCCAAGCGGAGAAAATTGTCGAGCGGTTTCAGTGGATTGGAGCGGGGGCGATCGCCGTTACCCCATTGCCCGTGGTAGACTTACTCGCAACCGCCGCCGTAAATGCCCAGATGGTAGTCGAACTCGGTCAGGTTTATGGTTGCGAATTAAATCTAGAACACGGACGGGAGTTAGCCTTATCTCTGGCAAAAACCTTAACCAGTTTGGGCATTGTGGAAGGCGTTTTAAAGTTAGTTACTACCGCACTCCAACTCAATGTTGCCACCTTTATTTTAGGGAAAGCCATTCAAGGAGTCAGTGCCGCTTATTTAACTCGAATTGCCGGTAAGAGTTTTATCGAATACTTTAGCCACGATCGCAATTGGGGAGATGGCGGAATTACGGAAGTGGTGCAGCGCCAGTTTCAGCTCAATAAACGAGATGAATTTGTCAAAGCCTTTTTGCAAGATGCGATCGATCGCGTCGTCCAACCGCTAACGCAAATGACTTCCGCTCCTAGCCAAACTGAGGAAGAACCTGTGGGAGGTTTGCCAGTTCCGTGGATGGAATCTCCAGCACCTCTTTCCAGAATAACCGAAATTCCTACTTATCCGGCGATCGCAACTGATGATTGGTCTGAAGAAAAAAACACTTCTGAAGAATGGTAA
- the ebsA gene encoding type IV pilus biogenesis protein EbsA, which produces MTSDLSSIKAVEGGVLAVYQPYYQGSKRAALPYAMSLYEKASLEGERKIEGGESIPFLATWFIVSKLPADMTLCRMQFDGKSELTYEVQVVNHEFIEFLIDLYISWRRTKTIDFSQTFYRKLLRLDD; this is translated from the coding sequence ATGACTAGCGATCTCAGCAGTATTAAAGCCGTTGAAGGTGGAGTCCTGGCAGTTTACCAACCTTACTACCAAGGAAGTAAGCGGGCTGCCTTGCCCTATGCTATGAGTTTGTATGAAAAAGCTTCCTTAGAAGGCGAGCGCAAGATCGAAGGCGGAGAGAGCATTCCATTTCTGGCAACGTGGTTTATTGTTTCCAAACTGCCAGCGGATATGACATTATGTCGGATGCAGTTTGACGGAAAATCGGAACTGACCTACGAAGTACAAGTGGTCAATCACGAGTTTATCGAGTTCTTGATTGACTTGTACATTAGCTGGCGACGGACGAAAACCATCGATTTTTCCCAAACTTTCTACCGAAAACTATTACGATTAGATGATTGA
- a CDS encoding UbiA family prenyltransferase has protein sequence MSNRWWIYQQERFPIFTNGMLIAALSVSAVSYSALLRDGIPSWGSILAAFGITFLLFLQLRIADEFKDYEEDCRFRAYRPVPRGLVSLRELGYVGIVAAIAQGGLALGFAGVALLPYLFGVWLYLGLMSREFFIPNWLKAHPIIYLVSHMTIMPLIYGLATACDWSVTTGWPPLGLPWFLAVSFCNGIIIEVGRKIRSPKDEEVGVETYSHLWGRKAAVFVWLSICTLTGVLAAIAGRFIGFGYPLALVSWALVGFSGLAAAGFLHHPVAGAGKRLEKLSGLWTLFVYLGLGIIPLVLSQYR, from the coding sequence ATGAGTAATCGATGGTGGATTTACCAACAAGAGCGGTTCCCGATTTTTACGAATGGGATGTTGATTGCAGCGTTGAGTGTTTCGGCGGTGAGTTATTCGGCGCTGTTGCGGGATGGGATTCCCAGTTGGGGGTCGATTTTAGCGGCGTTTGGCATTACGTTTTTGTTGTTTTTGCAGTTGCGGATTGCCGATGAGTTTAAAGATTATGAGGAGGATTGCCGGTTTCGCGCCTATCGGCCGGTGCCGAGGGGTTTGGTGAGTTTGCGAGAGTTGGGCTATGTCGGTATTGTAGCGGCGATCGCCCAAGGAGGGCTGGCTTTAGGTTTTGCGGGAGTCGCTCTGCTGCCCTATCTGTTCGGAGTCTGGCTCTATTTAGGGTTAATGAGTCGCGAGTTTTTTATTCCCAACTGGCTTAAGGCTCATCCCATTATCTATTTGGTCAGCCATATGACAATTATGCCGTTAATTTATGGCTTGGCAACGGCTTGCGATTGGAGCGTGACGACGGGATGGCCGCCGTTGGGGTTGCCCTGGTTTTTGGCGGTGAGTTTTTGTAATGGGATTATTATCGAAGTGGGACGTAAAATTCGATCGCCCAAGGATGAAGAGGTTGGCGTCGAAACCTACAGTCATCTTTGGGGACGCAAAGCCGCTGTCTTCGTCTGGCTCTCAATTTGTACCCTGACGGGAGTGCTGGCGGCGATCGCCGGCCGGTTTATTGGCTTTGGGTATCCGTTAGCACTAGTAAGTTGGGCATTGGTCGGATTTTCCGGTCTCGCGGCCGCTGGCTTTCTACATCATCCCGTTGCTGGCGCGGGCAAGCGTTTGGAGAAACTCTCGGGACTTTGGACTCTGTTTGTGTATCTAGGTTTGGGGATTATTCCCTTGGTTTTGAGCCAATATAGGTAA
- a CDS encoding DUF2201 family putative metallopeptidase, whose amino-acid sequence MKQIARHRIARIIEKWLLVEPLLLATWTSHALVSEPRIQTIRVQRGRIEYNPTFIQQLSDRHLEATLRFEALRILLKHPYSRRQVRSTVSYAASNLTLQEYLQTELPFPRSRDIFGDSSYDRQFFEFYYHKLLDREPDPTPASGAGMGTGEVGEESGAAASGSSDLALEGTANSGDRPPDLLAIYTDPDWSGVENTDSWDRDELLSDRLDELVKMAQANDNWGSISGKLRERILANLHPKLDYRAVLRKFRTSILSQQRRLTRMKPNRRYGFAYMGSRREFSTRLLFAIDVSGSMGTKELQQGFSVVNRFFNYGVPAIDVIQFDAKITADGMTLRRAQREVQLTGRGGTNFDPVLAYLDKHRDYDGLIIYTDGYAPCPPLPQNRRTRILWLFVSETNYRSCYPNLKHLGQGAYIKASAAKLASMSGG is encoded by the coding sequence ATGAAACAAATCGCCCGTCACCGTATTGCTCGAATTATAGAAAAGTGGCTGCTTGTCGAGCCATTATTGCTGGCGACCTGGACGAGTCATGCCTTGGTTTCCGAGCCGCGCATCCAAACCATTCGCGTACAACGAGGTCGAATTGAGTACAATCCTACGTTTATCCAGCAGTTGAGCGATCGCCACCTGGAAGCCACTCTGCGCTTTGAAGCGCTACGGATTCTGCTGAAACACCCCTACAGTCGCCGCCAAGTACGCTCTACAGTTAGCTATGCAGCTAGCAATTTAACGCTCCAGGAATATTTGCAAACGGAGCTACCGTTTCCCCGATCGCGGGATATCTTTGGCGACTCCAGCTACGATCGACAATTCTTCGAGTTCTACTACCACAAGTTGCTCGATCGAGAGCCAGACCCTACACCAGCATCCGGCGCAGGGATGGGTACGGGTGAGGTTGGGGAAGAGTCTGGAGCGGCTGCATCCGGCTCGTCAGATTTGGCATTGGAGGGAACGGCAAACTCTGGCGATCGCCCTCCAGATCTCCTCGCAATTTATACCGATCCAGACTGGAGCGGCGTGGAAAATACGGACTCCTGGGATCGAGATGAGTTGTTGAGCGATCGCCTGGACGAGTTGGTAAAAATGGCTCAAGCTAATGACAATTGGGGCAGCATTAGCGGTAAGTTGCGCGAACGGATTTTAGCGAATCTGCACCCGAAGCTGGATTATCGAGCGGTGTTGCGCAAGTTTCGCACCTCTATCCTCAGCCAACAGCGTCGGCTCACTCGGATGAAACCAAATCGCCGCTATGGGTTTGCCTATATGGGCAGTCGTCGCGAATTTAGCACCCGCTTGCTCTTTGCCATTGATGTGAGCGGCTCTATGGGAACTAAAGAGCTACAGCAAGGGTTTTCGGTAGTGAATCGCTTTTTTAATTATGGCGTGCCGGCGATCGATGTCATTCAATTTGACGCTAAGATTACCGCCGACGGGATGACACTCCGTCGCGCCCAGCGAGAAGTCCAGTTAACGGGACGAGGCGGGACAAATTTTGACCCGGTTTTGGCCTATCTCGACAAACACCGAGATTACGATGGCCTAATTATTTACACTGATGGTTATGCTCCCTGCCCCCCACTACCCCAGAATCGTCGTACTCGCATTCTGTGGTTATTTGTGAGCGAAACAAATTACCGGAGTTGTTATCCCAATCTGAAGCATCTGGGACAAGGAGCTTATATTAAGGCTAGTGCTGCAAAATTAGCCTCTATGTCAGGAGGTTAG
- a CDS encoding glycosyltransferase has product MLEKPDSVDDRQETNPVHPQALSAGGETGTIEPSPPPPLAANIGFDESLYEGRRRKAAILLMVIWCVTIALHTVSWGIWSICGVAAMMVIHGIRVLTARPRDTPEPLPMTLASSDPLSYPYVSLLIAAKNEEAVIGSLVKMLCTQDYPSDRYEVWAIDDRSTDRTPQVLETLQHEYPQLRVMRRAIDATGGKSGALNQVLPLTKGEFLAVFDADAQVAPDLLRRVLPGFDNPRVGAIQLQKAISNAPENFWTRSQGSEMALDSYFQQQRIALGGVGELRGNGQFVRRQALEDCGGWNEETITDDLDLTVRLHLQQWDVDFAIDPPVQEEGVTAAVALWHQRNRWAEGGYQRYIDYWRSLMGNRMGLSKTWDMLMFWIMQYFLPNAALPDCLMAIAKNRIPVYSPMTAIMVSMSVIAMVQGIRRVNTARGEQLGFFSLCAQTLRGTVYMLHWLLIVAATSARIAVRPKSLKWVKTTHQGQDEAVGA; this is encoded by the coding sequence ATGTTGGAGAAACCCGATTCCGTTGACGATCGCCAAGAAACTAATCCCGTTCACCCGCAAGCCTTGTCTGCAGGTGGCGAGACCGGAACGATCGAACCGAGTCCGCCACCGCCTTTGGCAGCTAATATCGGTTTTGATGAGAGTCTCTATGAGGGGCGTCGGCGGAAAGCCGCAATTTTACTGATGGTGATTTGGTGCGTTACCATCGCGCTGCATACGGTATCTTGGGGCATCTGGTCGATTTGTGGCGTCGCGGCGATGATGGTGATTCATGGGATTCGGGTGTTAACGGCTCGACCGCGAGACACTCCAGAGCCTTTGCCAATGACTCTGGCATCGAGCGATCCGTTGTCTTATCCTTATGTGTCTTTATTGATTGCGGCTAAAAATGAGGAGGCAGTCATCGGATCGTTGGTGAAGATGCTTTGTACTCAAGACTATCCGAGCGATCGCTATGAGGTTTGGGCCATTGACGATCGCAGTACGGATCGGACTCCGCAAGTTCTGGAAACCTTACAGCACGAATATCCGCAACTGCGAGTTATGCGGCGGGCCATTGATGCAACGGGAGGAAAATCTGGCGCTCTCAATCAGGTGTTGCCCTTGACGAAGGGGGAATTTTTGGCGGTATTCGATGCGGATGCGCAAGTGGCACCGGATTTGCTCCGTCGGGTTTTGCCGGGTTTTGACAATCCCCGCGTTGGAGCGATTCAATTACAAAAAGCGATTTCTAATGCACCGGAAAACTTTTGGACGCGCAGCCAGGGGTCGGAGATGGCTCTCGATTCCTATTTTCAACAGCAGCGGATCGCCCTCGGAGGGGTTGGCGAATTGCGCGGAAACGGACAGTTTGTCCGCCGCCAAGCTCTGGAAGATTGTGGCGGATGGAATGAGGAGACAATTACTGACGATCTGGATTTAACGGTACGCTTGCATTTGCAGCAGTGGGATGTAGACTTTGCCATCGACCCTCCGGTACAAGAAGAAGGAGTGACGGCGGCAGTTGCTCTGTGGCATCAACGAAACCGCTGGGCAGAAGGCGGTTATCAACGCTACATCGACTATTGGCGATCGCTGATGGGCAATCGCATGGGATTGTCCAAAACTTGGGACATGTTGATGTTTTGGATCATGCAATATTTCTTACCGAATGCGGCGCTGCCCGATTGTTTGATGGCGATCGCGAAAAACCGCATCCCGGTCTATAGTCCGATGACGGCGATTATGGTAAGCATGTCGGTCATTGCTATGGTACAAGGGATTCGTCGAGTTAATACCGCTCGCGGCGAGCAGCTCGGGTTTTTCTCGTTGTGCGCGCAAACCTTGCGGGGTACGGTGTATATGCTCCATTGGCTGTTGATTGTGGCAGCGACATCAGCTCGGATTGCCGTTCGTCCGAAGAGCTTGAAATGGGTGAAGACCACTCATCAGGGTCAGGATGAAGCGGTGGGAGCCTAG
- a CDS encoding serine/threonine-protein kinase produces MDWKPGREIAGGKYRIEKSLGEGGFGITYKAQHLTLGSFCVIKTPNLKLRQDARYPEFVQRFHKEAKTLANLKPHPHIVRVFDLFSEPEGGNSGMKVDCLMMEFIEGESLYHLVRRRGALPEKQAVGYIRQIGSALSHIHETGLVHFDATPLNIMIRSDGTAILIDFGIAGDCPPSTMSLAANPAFAPYKQLFGEREITGDIYTLAAGLYYMVTGELPTPAGKRKRNKPFIQPREHRAISANLNYAIVWAMELEAENRPQSIQEWLRLPCFSGSVPQTVDLGAPVAPQPQTQPTIKLKANQPATPIPTKNVNLPPQGDDLSSERGIDYRRLQRLLQQQRWKDADEETERRMLEATKREKDKFLRDEDAENFPRADLRTIDRLWVTYSQGQFGFSVQKQIWLDSGGKLGRYDSKIWEKFCDRVGWRKNGEWLIYNDCTFNTNALQGHLPARLFVGLFGGCRTLSIVLILTSKADAISLSFHPPPD; encoded by the coding sequence ATGGATTGGAAACCGGGTAGAGAAATTGCAGGTGGTAAATACAGAATTGAGAAATCCTTGGGTGAAGGGGGATTTGGCATTACCTACAAAGCCCAACACCTGACGTTGGGTTCGTTCTGCGTCATCAAAACTCCCAATCTCAAATTGCGCCAGGATGCCCGCTATCCGGAATTCGTGCAGCGTTTTCATAAAGAAGCGAAAACTCTTGCCAACTTAAAGCCCCATCCTCATATTGTCCGGGTGTTCGATCTCTTTTCCGAGCCGGAAGGTGGCAACTCCGGGATGAAGGTAGATTGTTTGATGATGGAGTTTATTGAAGGAGAAAGTTTATACCATTTGGTGCGGCGTCGGGGAGCGCTTCCGGAAAAGCAAGCCGTGGGGTATATTCGGCAAATTGGCAGCGCGTTAAGCCACATTCATGAAACCGGTTTAGTCCACTTCGATGCCACGCCACTCAATATTATGATTCGCTCGGACGGGACTGCGATCTTAATTGATTTTGGCATAGCCGGAGATTGCCCCCCGAGTACTATGTCTTTGGCGGCAAATCCTGCGTTTGCGCCTTACAAGCAGTTATTCGGCGAGCGGGAAATTACGGGAGATATCTATACATTAGCCGCTGGTTTATATTATATGGTGACGGGAGAGCTACCAACTCCGGCGGGAAAGCGGAAGCGGAACAAGCCATTCATCCAGCCCAGAGAACATCGAGCCATTAGCGCTAATTTAAATTATGCCATTGTTTGGGCTATGGAATTGGAAGCGGAAAATCGTCCCCAGTCCATCCAGGAGTGGTTGAGATTACCCTGTTTTTCCGGGAGTGTCCCGCAGACGGTAGACTTAGGTGCGCCTGTTGCTCCTCAACCTCAAACTCAACCCACCATTAAACTCAAAGCGAATCAACCCGCTACACCGATACCGACAAAGAACGTTAATCTACCGCCGCAGGGAGATGATTTAAGCTCGGAGCGCGGGATAGATTATCGTCGGTTGCAACGACTATTGCAGCAGCAGCGATGGAAAGATGCAGACGAGGAAACCGAGCGCCGGATGTTGGAAGCGACGAAACGGGAAAAAGATAAGTTTTTGCGCGATGAAGATGCGGAGAATTTCCCGCGCGCTGATTTGAGGACGATTGACCGATTATGGGTAACATATAGTCAAGGTCAATTTGGGTTTAGCGTGCAAAAGCAGATTTGGCTTGACTCGGGAGGTAAGCTAGGACGATATGATTCTAAGATATGGGAAAAGTTTTGCGATCGCGTCGGTTGGCGTAAAAACGGAGAGTGGTTAATCTACAATGATTGCACGTTTAATACAAATGCACTACAAGGTCACTTACCAGCCCGGTTGTTTGTGGGGTTGTTTGGAGGGTGTCGCACTCTTTCAATCGTTCTTATACTCACATCTAAAGCTGACGCGATTTCACTATCTTTCCATCCTCCTCCCGATTGA
- a CDS encoding hydroxymethylglutaryl-CoA reductase — MSTPHRQANSFIRQLLHSKSLAELSEQLRPSSEPLPRKFRGSFRLTEQRVQHHWEQLDSIADRQDTPDIQDTLLDPQTLEYLQAYQHNIENFIGTVKLPVGIAGPLRMNGLFAQGDYLIPLATTEAALVASYARGCQLISEAEGCQALLLNEAVNRTPGFAFATLQEVGVFLAWAVSQQDNFQREAEATTRYGKLIDTRFTVEGNHVYLDFQFTTGDAAGQNMVTIATDAICQYILAHTPITPHHWFIEANLSGDKKASAQSFSGVRGKKVTAEVTISATLIEQRLHTTAEQMANYWRMSALGGTMSGTIGVQGHYANGLAALYIACGQDAACVAESAVGVTRFELTSDGGLYAAVTLPNLIVGTVGGGTGLPSQQACLQILGLAGPGHARAFAELCAGLALAGELSIIGALSAGEFVQAHARLARGR; from the coding sequence ATGTCTACCCCTCACCGTCAAGCCAACTCCTTTATCCGCCAGCTGCTCCATAGTAAAAGTCTCGCCGAACTCTCAGAACAACTGCGCCCTAGCTCAGAGCCACTACCGCGCAAGTTTCGCGGTTCCTTTCGCCTGACCGAGCAACGAGTCCAGCACCATTGGGAACAACTCGATAGTATTGCCGATCGCCAAGATACCCCAGATATTCAAGACACCTTATTAGACCCACAAACCTTAGAGTACCTGCAAGCCTATCAACATAATATCGAAAATTTTATCGGCACGGTAAAACTCCCTGTCGGTATTGCCGGCCCCCTAAGGATGAACGGACTCTTTGCTCAAGGAGATTATCTAATTCCTTTGGCAACTACAGAAGCTGCCTTGGTCGCGTCTTACGCGCGCGGGTGTCAGCTCATTTCAGAAGCAGAAGGGTGTCAAGCACTGTTGCTCAATGAAGCGGTGAACCGGACTCCAGGCTTTGCCTTTGCTACCTTACAAGAGGTGGGAGTTTTCTTGGCTTGGGCTGTCAGTCAACAAGATAACTTTCAGCGGGAAGCGGAAGCAACTACTCGGTATGGGAAACTCATCGATACTCGATTTACGGTTGAAGGCAACCACGTATATTTAGATTTCCAGTTTACAACGGGAGATGCGGCCGGGCAGAATATGGTCACCATTGCCACGGATGCCATTTGCCAGTACATCCTCGCTCATACTCCCATTACTCCGCACCATTGGTTTATTGAAGCGAATCTTTCTGGAGACAAGAAAGCAAGCGCGCAGTCGTTTTCTGGGGTGCGCGGGAAGAAAGTAACGGCAGAGGTAACAATATCTGCAACTCTAATCGAGCAAAGATTGCATACCACAGCAGAACAGATGGCGAACTACTGGCGCATGTCTGCTTTAGGGGGAACTATGAGTGGCACGATTGGCGTACAAGGTCATTATGCGAATGGATTAGCGGCACTGTATATTGCCTGCGGACAAGATGCGGCTTGCGTGGCGGAGTCGGCAGTGGGCGTAACGCGGTTTGAACTAACGTCGGATGGGGGATTATATGCAGCGGTGACGTTGCCAAATCTAATTGTGGGGACGGTTGGTGGCGGGACGGGATTGCCCAGTCAGCAGGCTTGTTTGCAGATTTTAGGATTAGCGGGTCCCGGCCATGCCAGGGCGTTTGCGGAACTCTGTGCGGGATTGGCGTTAGCAGGAGAGCTATCGATTATTGGTGCATTGTCTGCGGGGGAGTTTGTTCAAGCTCACGCCCGGTTGGCCCGAGGTAGGTAG
- a CDS encoding phosphotransacetylase family protein yields MTGVTQYLLIGSLESYSGKSATVLGIAGQLKARGVDIAYGKPLATHPTEIKGTTSDDTAFIASVLDLPPDRVYPAIASLDEESIERQLGGESSTSAKDALQNYVRQENSPEIALLEGPGTLDEGRLFGLSLGEMAETLNAGVVLVMPFNWQNLISRALSAREQFGDRLLGIAVNNITADYVERFDRHYAPYLEQQGIAVLGQIPRSTLLHSISVAELVKRLNANVLCRPDRLDLMVESLRIGAMNVNSALKYFRKGHNMAIVTGGDRTDIQLAALETSTQCLILTGHLSPSELIIARAEELETPILAVDLDTLTTVEIIDNAFGKVPIEEEVKVQCISELMATHFDLDRLLARMSPQ; encoded by the coding sequence GTGACAGGTGTAACTCAATACTTACTGATAGGTTCCCTAGAATCTTACAGCGGTAAATCAGCCACAGTGTTAGGAATTGCCGGCCAGCTCAAAGCACGAGGCGTTGATATCGCCTATGGCAAACCCCTGGCAACCCATCCAACTGAGATTAAGGGGACAACTAGCGACGATACGGCATTTATTGCCAGTGTTTTAGACTTACCTCCCGATCGCGTTTATCCAGCGATCGCCTCTCTCGATGAAGAGTCCATCGAACGGCAGTTGGGTGGTGAATCTTCCACCTCTGCCAAAGACGCTCTCCAAAACTATGTTCGTCAGGAGAATTCGCCAGAGATTGCTCTGCTTGAAGGACCGGGAACTCTGGATGAAGGACGGTTATTTGGTTTATCCCTAGGGGAGATGGCTGAAACTCTCAACGCTGGAGTGGTTTTGGTCATGCCTTTTAATTGGCAGAACCTCATTAGCCGCGCTCTTTCGGCTCGCGAACAATTCGGCGATCGCCTGCTGGGTATCGCAGTCAATAATATTACTGCCGACTACGTCGAACGCTTCGATCGACATTACGCGCCTTATTTGGAACAACAGGGAATTGCCGTACTCGGACAAATTCCGCGCAGCACTCTCCTGCACAGCATTAGCGTTGCCGAACTCGTCAAACGGCTCAATGCCAATGTTCTTTGCCGGCCGGATCGGTTAGACCTGATGGTAGAGAGCTTGCGCATTGGGGCGATGAACGTTAATTCAGCGCTGAAATACTTCCGCAAAGGGCACAATATGGCGATCGTTACTGGAGGCGATCGCACCGACATTCAACTGGCAGCATTAGAAACATCAACCCAGTGTTTAATTCTCACCGGTCATCTGTCTCCTTCAGAACTCATTATTGCTCGGGCCGAAGAGCTGGAAACGCCCATTCTAGCCGTCGATCTCGATACTCTAACTACGGTGGAGATTATTGACAATGCCTTCGGCAAAGTCCCTATCGAAGAAGAGGTGAAAGTGCAGTGCATCTCCGAGTTAATGGCAACTCACTTTGACCTCGATCGCTTACTGGCTCGGATGAGTCCTCAGTAG
- the mdh gene encoding malate dehydrogenase: MVSTSLNSHPFSSPRIGIIGAGKVGSTLAQRIIEKNLADVVLLDIVEGMPQAIALDLTQARAVEGHDRQILGTNNYADLAGCDLVVITAGKPRTPGMNRNDLIETNATIVTRAVREAIAYCPNAMWIAVTNPLDVMTYCVWKTSQLPTQRVMGMAGVLDSARFQTFIALELGCSVSDVSALVLGSHGDTMVPLPRFSTVRGIPITELMDNETIERLVNRTRHGGAEVVKLMKTGGAYYAPASSVYLMIEAIVRDRSRYLPVTSYLQGEYGLNDIYLGVPCRLGAQGVESILELELTIAEREALHQSTESVRQGLEIVEKIMQIGF; this comes from the coding sequence ATGGTATCCACTTCATTAAACTCCCATCCATTTTCGAGTCCCCGCATTGGAATTATTGGCGCGGGAAAAGTTGGGAGTACTCTTGCCCAGCGCATTATCGAAAAGAATTTAGCGGATGTCGTCCTGCTAGATATTGTGGAAGGAATGCCCCAGGCAATTGCCTTAGATCTGACACAAGCCCGAGCCGTTGAAGGTCACGATCGCCAGATCCTGGGGACGAATAACTATGCAGATTTAGCCGGTTGCGATTTAGTCGTCATTACAGCAGGAAAGCCACGCACTCCGGGAATGAACCGCAACGACTTGATTGAAACGAATGCAACCATTGTTACTCGAGCGGTGAGAGAGGCGATCGCTTACTGCCCTAATGCCATGTGGATCGCCGTCACAAATCCTCTGGACGTGATGACCTATTGCGTATGGAAAACCAGTCAACTTCCAACCCAGCGAGTCATGGGAATGGCAGGCGTTCTCGATTCCGCTCGCTTCCAGACCTTTATTGCTCTAGAATTAGGATGTTCGGTCTCCGATGTCAGCGCTCTGGTGTTGGGCAGTCATGGAGATACGATGGTTCCTCTGCCTCGCTTCTCAACCGTACGCGGAATTCCGATTACCGAACTGATGGATAATGAGACGATCGAACGATTGGTTAATCGGACTCGTCACGGTGGTGCGGAAGTGGTAAAATTGATGAAGACTGGAGGAGCTTACTATGCGCCTGCCTCCTCGGTTTATCTCATGATAGAAGCTATTGTGCGCGATCGCTCCCGCTATCTTCCAGTCACCAGTTACTTGCAAGGCGAATATGGATTAAACGATATTTATCTCGGAGTTCCTTGTCGGTTGGGAGCGCAAGGAGTAGAATCGATCCTGGAACTGGAGTTAACCATAGCAGAACGGGAAGCGTTGCACCAATCGACTGAGTCGGTGCGCCAGGGATTGGAAATTGTGGAGAAGATTATGCAAATAGGTTTTTGA